In the Halorussus salinus genome, CACCGTCATCGTTCGGCGTCCCTCTCCTCGGCGTCTCCGATTTCGGCGTCGGCGTTCGCCTCGGCTTCGATGTCGTCGCGAATCTCCTCGACCGACGAGTCGCGGAGTTCGCCCGCCGCCTCCCGGACCGCGGCCAGCGGGTCGTCGGCGACCGGCACGAGTTCGATTCTGTCGTCGTACTCCACGATGTGGTACTTGTCTCCGTACTTCTCGCGGACCGCTTTCGGCAGGTAGATGCGGCCTTGTCCGTCGGTCTCCGTCGACATGGTAGAGCGTAGAGTGGAGAAACAAAAATATCTTACCACGGAACGCTTCTCGATGGTACCGTCGGTGCTTCCTTACCTCCACGTCTCTCGAATCACCCGAAGCCAGTTGTCCCGCGCGATAGCTTGGACCTCCTCGTCGCCGAACCCTCGGTCCCGAAGCGCCCGAATCACGGCCGGAAGCCCGGTCGCGTCGCCCACCGACTCGACGACGGTCGCGCCGTCGAAGTCCGACCCGAGCGCGACGTGTTCGACGCCCACTCTGTCGGCGACGTACTCGACGTGGTCCACGAGCGTCGAAATCGGCGTGGGGGAATCGGGGTCGTTGTCGCCGTCCGGCCGGAGGTGGCTCCTCGCGAAGGTGACGCCGAGGAGACCGCCCGAGTCCGCGAGGGCGTCGAGTTGCCGGTCGGTCAGGTTTCGGCTCGCCGGACAGACCTCGTGGACGCCGCCGTGGCTGACGACCAGCGGGTCCGTCGAGAGGTCGGCGACCTCCTCGAATCCGGCGGCGGTCGCGTGCGCGAGGTCCACCAGCATCCCCCGGTCGTTACATGCGCGGACGAGGTCCCTCCCCGCCGTGGTGAGTCCCGGCCCGGTGTCGGGCGTGCCGGGGAACGCCGACCGGACGCCGTGGCCGAACGCGTTGGGGCGGCTCCAGACCGGGCCGATGGAGCGCACGCCCGCGGCGTAGAGGAGGTCGAGGTTCGACAGGTCCGGCGCGACTGCTTGGGCACCTTCGAGGTGCGGCACGGCGGCGAGCGCGTCCGAATCGAGGAGCGTCGCTTCGAGGGCGTCGTACTCGCCGACGACCCGGACCGCGCCGTCCGAGTCGGCCGCGATGCGGTGGAGGCGCGCCAGCGCGTCGTAGGTGAACGACTTTGCGCGCTCGTGGCTCACGGCTGGCGGCAGGTCCATCTCGTAGCCCGCGTCGGTCTCGCGGCGCTCGTACTCGTACTCCTCGTTCGGGACGAAGACGGCGAAGAAGCCACCGCCGAGGTTCGCCTCGCGGCTTCGCGGCAAATCGAGGTGGCCCTCGTCGCTCCGGTCGAGAAACGCGCGTCCGGAACCGGTCTCGTCGGCGAGGTCCAGCAGGGTGTCGTTGTGGCCGTCGAACAGTCGCAAATCGGCGTCGGTCATCCGTTAGCACGAGAACAGATGCGAACGAGTGTCAACCTATCGGAGGCGGAGAACGACGGCGCGACGCCGACCCAAAGGCTCGTCAGACCGTGTACTCGTCTTCGCGGAACTGGACGTACTTGCCGTTCTTGAACTTCCGCTTGGCGGTCTTGTACTTCGTGACTATCTTCGCGCCCGTGAGTCCCGACCTGAGCTTGTACTTCAGCAGGCCGCTCTCGTCTTTCCCGGCCAGAATGTCGCTCGCGGCCGAGAACGCCTTGTCCCAGTCGTCGGGACCGTAGTCGGCCACGATGTCGGCGAAGGTGACGTTCCGGACGATTTCGTCGCCGATGGCGTCCTTCCAGCGGTCGTTATAGCCGTCGAGGCGTCCCTTGCCCGCGAGTTCGCCCGCGATTTGGCCGGTCCGGGCCGCGACGTGGTAGCCGCCCTCGTGGAACGCCGAGGTCGTGCCCATCGCGCCGCCCGCGACGGCGATGTTCGCGGCAGTCGGCGACTCGATGGGCCGGGTCGAGGAGATGGGATACGTCTCGGTCCCCTCGCTCTTGCCCCGGTCGGTGACCAGCGGGAAGTCCGCGAGGTCGTACTCGTCGCCGAACTGGCGGTCGAGGAGTCGCTCGATGTACTCGGCGGGACGGGGAATCGCGTCGTCCTCCGGCCTCAGGAGGTCGTACTTCTCGGGGTTCGCCACGTCGGCCAAGTCCATCCCGATAGGCATCGTCAGGCCGACGCGCGCGACCGTGCCGTCGTTCGGGAAAATCCACGGGTACGCGGTCTCGCCGGGCATCACGCCCCACCAGAACTTGAGCGAACTCGGGTCGAACAGCTCCTCGGGGAACTCCCGGTACTCCTGATACGCGATGTGGTTGGCCTCGTTGGGGGCCATCACGTCCGAGATAGGGCGGTCGTCGGGCGAGAACCGGTCGAGCGCCCGCATCGTGACCTGTCGCTGGGGACCGTCGGCCAACACGAGGTAGTCGGCGACGACCTCCTCGCCGTCGGATAAGTGGAGGGTGTGGGTCGGCGACCCCGAGAGGTCGGTCGTCACGTCGGTCACGCCGAGGCCGACGCGGTACTCCGCACCGGCGCGCTCCGCCCGGTCGCGGAGCCAGTCGTCCATCCGGGCGCGGTGGAAGGTGAACCCGAACCCGTCGTACGAGGACTCGATGCCCGTTTCCTCCATGACGGCGGCCTCGGTCGGACCGAAGAACTCGGTCCGCTCCAGTTCCCGGAGGACGACGCGGTCGGGAATCTCGTCGAACGACACGTCCAAAATGTCCACCCAGTAGTCGAGCATCCCGGCGGCGTCGGTCGAGTCCGGTCCCAACTCCTCGCGGTCGGCGCGCGGCACGCCCTTCTCGACGAGGAGGGCGTCGGCTCCTTGCTCGGCGGCCGCACGGGCGGCGGACGTTCCGGCGGGACCCCCGCCGACGATAGCAACGTCGACTCGCTTCATACGATTAGGGTTCCCCGCTGGGTATTAAATGGTTGACCTTCCGATTTCGTGACGGAATCGACGTGGTTTTTCGAGACGTGGCGTCAGAACGACAGGAGTTCCTGCAGCCGAGAGCCGGAAATAAGCCCGAAGCGACGCTGTAACGCCACCGGGACAGTGGTGGCAGCGAAACGACTCGTTCGAGTGGCATCGTCTCGGCCGCGAGTCACGTCGGCAATCGGACTCCGGTATCGGCCACGAGACGAGGCCTGAGCGAGACGACGATGCGACCCGTCGAACTGGGACCTGACGACTCGCCCGAGACCTAAGTACCGAGGCGTCGTACTCCGGTGCCATGCGACCTCGTACCCACGGTCCGGCAGTCGCGGCGGTTCTCCTCGTCCTCCTCGCGCCGGTCGGTCCCGCGGTCGGCGCGACGGGTTCGGCGGGCGCGACAGGTGCCCAGACCGCGACGCCGACCGCGAACGCGACTCGGACGGCGAACGCGGCCCAGACTGCGAACGCGACCCAGACCGCCGACCGAGGAGTCGATTCGCGCGCCGAGGTCGAGGCGTTCGTGGACGCCGCGATGGCCGAGGACCTCCCGGAGCATCACGTCTCGGGGGCGACCGTCTCCGTGGTGAAGGACGGCGAACTCCTCTTCGCGGAGGGGTACGGCTACGCCGACCGCCGAAACCGGACGCCCGTCGCGGCCGACCGGACGCTGTTCCGCGTCGGGTCGGTCTCGAAGCTGTTCGTCTGGACCGCGGCGGCCCAACAGGTCGAGGAGGGCGACCTCGACCCGAACGCGAGCGTCAACCGGTACCTCGACGAGGTTCGGATTCCCCGGACGTACGGCGAACCGGTCACGCTCGAACACCTCGCGACCCACACCGCCGGGTTCGAGGACAGCTACGAGGGACTGGCCGTCGAGTCGCCCGACGACCTGCGGCCGCTCGGCGAGGTGTTACGGAACGTGCCTGCCCGCGTCCGACCGCCGGGCGAGGTCACGTCCTACTCCAACTACGGCGCGGCGTTGGCGGGTCACATCGTCGCCCGACGGGCGGACACGACGTTCGACAGCTACGTCGAGAACCGAATCTTCGCGCCGCTGAACATGACCCGGAGTACGTTCCGGCAACCGGTCCCGGCCGACGTTCCGGGTCGGCTCTCTGAGGGCTATCGCTAC is a window encoding:
- a CDS encoding AbrB/MazE/SpoVT family DNA-binding domain-containing protein; its protein translation is MSTETDGQGRIYLPKAVREKYGDKYHIVEYDDRIELVPVADDPLAAVREAAGELRDSSVEEIRDDIEAEANADAEIGDAEERDAER
- a CDS encoding dipeptidase, translating into MTDADLRLFDGHNDTLLDLADETGSGRAFLDRSDEGHLDLPRSREANLGGGFFAVFVPNEEYEYERRETDAGYEMDLPPAVSHERAKSFTYDALARLHRIAADSDGAVRVVGEYDALEATLLDSDALAAVPHLEGAQAVAPDLSNLDLLYAAGVRSIGPVWSRPNAFGHGVRSAFPGTPDTGPGLTTAGRDLVRACNDRGMLVDLAHATAAGFEEVADLSTDPLVVSHGGVHEVCPASRNLTDRQLDALADSGGLLGVTFARSHLRPDGDNDPDSPTPISTLVDHVEYVADRVGVEHVALGSDFDGATVVESVGDATGLPAVIRALRDRGFGDEEVQAIARDNWLRVIRETWR
- a CDS encoding NAD(P)/FAD-dependent oxidoreductase translates to MKRVDVAIVGGGPAGTSAARAAAEQGADALLVEKGVPRADREELGPDSTDAAGMLDYWVDILDVSFDEIPDRVVLRELERTEFFGPTEAAVMEETGIESSYDGFGFTFHRARMDDWLRDRAERAGAEYRVGLGVTDVTTDLSGSPTHTLHLSDGEEVVADYLVLADGPQRQVTMRALDRFSPDDRPISDVMAPNEANHIAYQEYREFPEELFDPSSLKFWWGVMPGETAYPWIFPNDGTVARVGLTMPIGMDLADVANPEKYDLLRPEDDAIPRPAEYIERLLDRQFGDEYDLADFPLVTDRGKSEGTETYPISSTRPIESPTAANIAVAGGAMGTTSAFHEGGYHVAARTGQIAGELAGKGRLDGYNDRWKDAIGDEIVRNVTFADIVADYGPDDWDKAFSAASDILAGKDESGLLKYKLRSGLTGAKIVTKYKTAKRKFKNGKYVQFREDEYTV